The following proteins are co-located in the Streptomyces bottropensis ATCC 25435 genome:
- a CDS encoding WhiB family transcriptional regulator — translation MQLEAHAPSVPPSETIPPPGLTEDSTLTPLTALTALDDAIENLGVPVPCRSYDPEVFFAESPADVEYAKSLCRTCPLMEACLAGAKERREPWGVWGGELFVQGVVVARKRPRGRPRKNPVTA, via the coding sequence GTGCAACTCGAAGCGCACGCCCCGTCCGTACCGCCTTCCGAAACGATCCCCCCGCCCGGCCTCACGGAGGACTCCACCTTGACCCCGCTCACCGCGCTCACCGCGCTCGACGACGCCATCGAGAACCTCGGCGTACCCGTCCCCTGCCGTTCCTACGACCCGGAGGTCTTCTTCGCCGAGTCGCCGGCGGACGTCGAGTACGCCAAATCCCTGTGCCGCACCTGCCCGCTGATGGAGGCCTGCCTCGCCGGCGCCAAGGAGCGGCGTGAGCCCTGGGGCGTCTGGGGTGGCGAGCTCTTCGTCCAGGGTGTTGTCGTGGCCCGCAAGCGGCCCCGTGGTCGCCCGCGCAAGAACCCGGTCACAGCATGA
- a CDS encoding M48 family metallopeptidase yields the protein MPADPLHRAGKPQRSTTSQPPSGSRASAIEVRRSARRRRTVSAYREGDRTVVLIPARMSEAEEQRWVTVMLDKLAAQESKRRLGDSELTERAALLSDQYFGGSARPASVRWVTNQNTRWGSCTPAEGSIRLSHRLQGMPEYVVDYVLLHELAHLLVPGHGPGFWRLLEAYPRTERARGYLEGVVAAGRLPHLPVAPDE from the coding sequence GTGCCCGCCGACCCACTGCACCGCGCCGGAAAGCCACAGCGCAGCACGACGAGCCAGCCGCCGAGCGGCTCACGAGCGAGCGCGATCGAGGTCCGCAGGAGCGCGCGACGGCGTAGAACCGTGTCCGCGTACCGCGAGGGCGATCGCACCGTCGTGCTCATCCCCGCCCGGATGTCCGAGGCGGAGGAGCAACGCTGGGTGACGGTCATGCTCGACAAGCTGGCCGCGCAGGAAAGCAAACGGCGCCTCGGCGACTCCGAGCTGACGGAGCGCGCCGCGCTGCTCTCGGACCAGTACTTCGGTGGCAGCGCCCGGCCCGCCTCCGTCCGGTGGGTCACCAACCAGAACACCCGCTGGGGCTCGTGCACCCCTGCCGAGGGCAGTATCCGCCTGTCGCACCGGCTGCAGGGCATGCCCGAGTACGTCGTCGACTACGTCCTCCTCCACGAACTCGCACACCTGCTCGTACCAGGGCACGGGCCCGGTTTCTGGCGGCTGCTGGAGGCCTATCCGCGCACGGAGCGGGCGCGTGGCTACCTCGAAGGAGTGGTCGCCGCCGGCCGGCTGCCGCATCTGCCGGTCGCCCCGGACGAGTGA
- a CDS encoding TerD family protein — MAREFQRGHKAKISDLTAGTDLYVGVQISGPGLTFDISCFGLDADERLSDDRYFVFFNQPKSPEESIQLLGAQSGDTESFRVTLDRIPPRIQKLSFTATLDGNGQMSQISPGYVRIVAGGEEVARYPFDGSEFSTERAVMLGDFYLKDVWRFAAVGQGFDGGLDALLKNFGGEVAEEEPAPAPQQPPTGAAPGFAPPAFGAPAAPAPAPAPAPTQGYAPPAPAQGYAPPAPPPSVHAAPTIVAPLHTPPGGTVPPPAPPAPFTPPGAPPQGGPFTPPGAAPQGGPFTPPGAPGAFPGQAQPFGGGTQLAPVPPEAGLRAVLTKYSEAPVGDRWTEQNPQLVRTTLTKGANILAKQGSMVAYQGDIDFAHKGSGLLGKLTGQLTGQGMSLMRCSGDGEVFLADEGSRLFVIRLENEQLYTSAPGVLAFDESLDTEVRRIEGAGLPGGGLFSMLFSGTGAVVVKTRGVPVVLPVGPATYVDGNAVIAWSAGAQAVTTTSLRLRRSGYARQTQEAINLQFRGAPGNFVVVQPFEV, encoded by the coding sequence ATGGCCAGGGAATTCCAACGCGGCCACAAGGCCAAGATCAGTGACCTCACCGCGGGCACGGATCTGTACGTAGGCGTACAGATCTCCGGCCCCGGGCTGACCTTCGACATCAGTTGCTTCGGTCTGGACGCCGACGAACGGCTCTCCGACGATCGCTACTTCGTCTTCTTCAACCAGCCGAAGTCCCCCGAGGAGTCGATCCAGCTCCTGGGTGCCCAGTCGGGTGACACGGAGTCCTTCCGCGTCACTCTGGACAGGATCCCGCCCCGGATCCAGAAGCTGTCCTTCACGGCGACCCTCGACGGCAACGGCCAGATGTCGCAGATCAGCCCCGGTTACGTCCGTATCGTCGCAGGTGGCGAGGAGGTGGCTCGGTACCCGTTCGACGGCTCGGAGTTCTCCACCGAGCGTGCCGTGATGCTGGGCGACTTCTACCTGAAGGACGTGTGGCGGTTCGCGGCGGTCGGACAGGGTTTCGACGGAGGCCTCGACGCGCTGCTGAAGAACTTCGGCGGCGAGGTCGCCGAGGAGGAGCCCGCCCCCGCACCGCAGCAGCCGCCGACCGGCGCCGCGCCCGGCTTCGCCCCGCCCGCCTTCGGTGCACCCGCCGCTCCGGCGCCCGCACCGGCCCCGGCCCCCACGCAGGGATACGCGCCCCCGGCGCCCGCGCAGGGTTACGCGCCCCCGGCGCCCCCACCCTCCGTGCACGCCGCGCCGACCATCGTCGCTCCCCTGCACACGCCGCCCGGCGGCACTGTTCCGCCCCCGGCACCGCCCGCCCCGTTCACCCCGCCCGGCGCGCCGCCCCAGGGCGGACCCTTCACTCCTCCCGGCGCGGCCCCGCAAGGCGGACCGTTCACGCCCCCCGGCGCTCCCGGAGCCTTCCCGGGGCAGGCCCAGCCCTTCGGCGGCGGCACCCAGCTCGCGCCGGTTCCGCCGGAGGCGGGACTGCGGGCCGTGCTGACGAAGTACTCCGAGGCACCCGTCGGCGACCGCTGGACCGAGCAGAACCCGCAGCTGGTTCGGACGACCCTCACCAAGGGCGCCAACATCCTCGCCAAGCAGGGCAGCATGGTCGCCTACCAGGGCGACATCGACTTCGCCCACAAGGGTTCCGGCCTGCTCGGCAAGTTGACGGGCCAGCTCACCGGTCAGGGCATGTCCCTCATGCGTTGTTCCGGAGACGGTGAGGTGTTCCTCGCGGACGAGGGCAGCCGCCTCTTCGTCATCCGCCTGGAGAACGAGCAGCTCTACACCAGCGCGCCGGGGGTCCTCGCCTTCGACGAGTCCCTGGACACGGAGGTCCGCCGGATCGAGGGCGCGGGCCTGCCGGGAGGTGGCCTGTTCAGCATGCTCTTCTCCGGCACGGGGGCGGTCGTCGTCAAGACGCGCGGCGTTCCCGTCGTCCTGCCCGTCGGCCCGGCCACCTACGTCGACGGCAACGCCGTCATCGCCTGGTCCGCCGGCGCGCAGGCCGTCACCACCACCTCGCTCAGGCTGCGCCGCTCCGGGTACGCCCGGCAGACGCAGGAGGCCATCAACCTCCAGTTCCGCGGCGCTCCCGGCAACTTCGTCGTCGTCCAGCCCTTCGAGGTGTGA
- a CDS encoding ATP-dependent DNA helicase UvrD2: MTAATHSTLFPRVPDSADAVLDGLDPEQRAVATALHGPVCVLAGAGTGKTRAITHRIAYGVRAGMLQPAGVLAVTFTNRAAGEMRGRLRQLGASGVQARTFHSAALRQLQYFWPKAVGGGMPRLIDRKIPLVADAAAACRIRLDRNELRDTAAEIEWSKVTRTVPSDYAAATAKHGRDAPRDPAEIAKIYATYEDLKRERGVIDFEDVLLLTVGILQDRQDIAEQVRSQYQHFVVDEYQDVSPLQQRLLELWLGDRDDLCVVGDASQTIYSFTGATPDHLLDFRHRHPRATVVKLVRDYRSTPQVVHLANGLLSQARGRAADHRLELISQRPPGPEPRYTEYTDEPAEAEGAARRIRDLVAAGVPAGEIAILFRTNSQSEIYEQALADAGVPYQLRGAERFFDRPEVRRAGAALRAAARFGGNDTALEDAVDLPSQVRAVLSGEGWTGEPPAGSGAVRERWESLAALVNLAHDFTAAKADATLGDLVAELDERANAQHAPTVQGVTLASLHSAKGLEWDVVFLVGVAEGMMPITYARTDEQIEEERRLLYVGVTRAREQLSVSWALSRSPGGRPNRRPSRFLDGLRPGSTARAGRTGSSGTGGVELGSGGGRTGDVTGGTEVVARRTSRTPARCRVCGRTLRDAGDMKLMRCEDCPSDMDEGLYERLREWRAAQALRSGQPDFCVFTDRTLMAIAEAGPSTPVELGRIPGVRARKLQRYGADVLDICAGREPACEDGND, encoded by the coding sequence GTGACAGCAGCAACGCACTCCACCCTCTTCCCGCGGGTCCCCGACTCGGCCGACGCGGTGCTCGACGGGCTCGACCCCGAGCAACGCGCGGTGGCGACGGCCCTGCACGGCCCGGTGTGCGTGCTGGCGGGCGCCGGCACGGGCAAGACCCGGGCGATCACCCATCGGATCGCCTACGGGGTGCGCGCCGGGATGCTCCAGCCCGCCGGCGTGCTGGCCGTCACCTTCACCAACCGCGCCGCCGGCGAGATGCGCGGCCGTCTGCGCCAGCTCGGCGCCTCCGGGGTCCAGGCCCGGACGTTCCACTCGGCCGCGCTGCGCCAGCTCCAGTACTTCTGGCCGAAGGCCGTCGGCGGCGGCATGCCACGCCTCATCGACCGCAAGATCCCACTCGTCGCGGACGCGGCCGCCGCCTGCCGCATCCGTCTCGATCGCAATGAACTCCGCGACACCGCGGCGGAGATCGAGTGGTCCAAGGTCACCCGGACCGTGCCCTCCGACTACGCCGCCGCGACCGCCAAGCACGGCCGCGACGCCCCCCGTGACCCGGCCGAGATCGCCAAGATCTACGCGACGTACGAGGACCTGAAGCGCGAGCGGGGGGTCATCGACTTCGAGGACGTCCTGCTGCTCACGGTCGGCATCCTCCAGGACCGCCAGGACATCGCCGAGCAGGTGCGCTCCCAGTACCAGCACTTCGTGGTCGACGAGTACCAGGACGTCAGCCCCCTCCAGCAGCGTCTCCTGGAGCTGTGGCTGGGTGACCGGGACGACCTGTGCGTCGTGGGCGACGCCAGCCAGACGATCTATTCGTTCACTGGCGCAACTCCCGACCATCTGCTCGACTTTCGCCACCGCCACCCCAGGGCCACCGTCGTCAAGCTGGTCCGCGACTACCGCTCCACCCCGCAGGTCGTCCACCTCGCCAACGGTCTGCTCTCCCAGGCCCGCGGCCGCGCCGCCGACCATCGACTCGAACTGATCTCCCAGCGCCCCCCTGGCCCCGAGCCCCGCTACACCGAATACACGGACGAACCCGCCGAGGCTGAAGGCGCCGCCCGCCGCATCCGAGATCTCGTCGCCGCCGGTGTGCCAGCCGGCGAGATCGCCATCCTGTTCCGGACGAACTCCCAGTCCGAGATCTACGAGCAGGCCCTCGCGGACGCCGGAGTGCCCTACCAGCTGCGCGGCGCGGAACGCTTCTTCGACCGCCCCGAGGTGCGCAGGGCAGGGGCGGCGCTGAGAGCCGCGGCCCGCTTCGGGGGCAACGACACCGCCCTCGAGGACGCCGTGGACCTTCCCTCGCAGGTACGGGCCGTGCTGTCCGGCGAGGGATGGACCGGTGAACCGCCGGCGGGGTCCGGCGCGGTCAGGGAACGCTGGGAGTCGCTGGCAGCCCTCGTGAACCTGGCTCACGACTTCACCGCGGCCAAGGCCGACGCCACACTCGGCGACCTCGTGGCGGAACTCGACGAACGCGCGAACGCCCAGCACGCCCCGACCGTCCAGGGCGTCACCCTCGCCTCCCTGCACTCCGCGAAGGGGCTGGAGTGGGACGTCGTCTTCCTGGTCGGTGTCGCCGAGGGCATGATGCCGATCACCTACGCGCGAACGGACGAACAGATCGAGGAGGAGAGACGGCTCCTCTACGTGGGGGTCACCCGCGCCCGCGAACAGCTCTCGGTCTCCTGGGCCCTGTCCCGGTCGCCGGGCGGCCGCCCCAATCGCCGTCCCAGCCGCTTCCTCGACGGACTGCGCCCCGGTTCCACCGCCAGGGCGGGCCGGACCGGCAGCAGCGGCACCGGGGGCGTCGAACTGGGATCGGGGGGCGGCCGGACGGGTGACGTCACGGGCGGCACCGAAGTGGTCGCGCGACGCACCAGCCGAACCCCTGCCCGCTGCCGTGTCTGCGGGCGCACCCTGCGCGACGCCGGCGACATGAAGCTGATGCGCTGCGAGGACTGCCCCTCGGACATGGACGAAGGCCTCTACGAGCGACTGCGCGAGTGGCGCGCGGCCCAGGCCCTACGCAGCGGCCAACCGGACTTCTGTGTCTTCACCGACCGGACCCTGATGGCCATCGCAGAAGCGGGGCCGAGCACTCCGGTTGAACTCGGTCGCATCCCTGGCGTCCGCGCCCGCAAGCTGCAACGGTACGGGGCCGATGTTCTGGACATCTGCGCAGGTCGGGAGCCTGCATGCGAGGACGGGAACGACTGA
- a CDS encoding NUDIX hydrolase: MSLHDDAVLVLKSYEDQAELRQAYLDHLAAHPDGLWKACGAGHITASGLVIDPERGRVLLTLHRKLRMWLQMGGHCEPGDGTLAGSALREATEESGIAGLTLLPGGPVRLDRHHTPCAWHLDVQYAALAPVGAVEAISDESLDLRWFAYDEVPTVADDSVVRLLEAARARL, encoded by the coding sequence GTGAGCCTGCACGACGACGCGGTCCTCGTACTGAAGAGCTACGAGGACCAGGCCGAGCTGCGCCAGGCGTACCTCGACCATCTGGCGGCCCACCCGGACGGCTTGTGGAAGGCGTGCGGCGCCGGGCACATCACGGCAAGCGGCCTGGTGATCGACCCCGAGCGCGGCCGGGTGCTGCTCACTCTCCACCGGAAGCTGCGCATGTGGCTCCAGATGGGCGGCCACTGCGAGCCCGGGGACGGCACCCTCGCGGGTTCCGCCCTGCGCGAGGCCACGGAGGAGTCCGGCATCGCGGGCCTGACGCTGCTGCCCGGCGGGCCGGTCCGTCTCGACCGCCACCACACCCCGTGCGCCTGGCACCTCGACGTCCAGTACGCGGCCCTCGCCCCCGTGGGCGCCGTCGAGGCGATCAGCGACGAGTCCCTGGACCTGCGCTGGTTCGCCTACGACGAGGTGCCCACCGTGGCCGACGACTCGGTCGTACGCCTGCTGGAAGCCGCACGAGCACGGCTCTGA
- a CDS encoding TOMM precursor leader peptide-binding protein encodes MHPMVKPALRRGWRDLNTVQFGLVPAHAMVLGPMDTATGSFLSLLDGTRGLPLLREEGRRMGLPDGHVDGLVDRLTRSGLLDDATGGGPAADELRGKREVMERLRPDAAALSLIAPEPGDALKRLAARRSLRVQVRGAGRVGAMIASVLSAAGVGEVDVRDVGRVEPWDVTPGGLPAESIGERRDMAARRAARHAAPDRPPRRRRGPRKPADPSEDMSLDRLREEPGFSLVVLAPRAGVDVHAPKPAAAEPLIDSGTPHLYAGVVEGTGVIGPLVLPGETGCAGCLDQSRADRDETWPRLVAQWRSGRPHQLEACDVTLAATVAGLAAGHALAFLDGQLPSSAGARWEVSAPGFDWHPRPVWPHPACSCAAAEKGGTAKGNGEHTPKEGEARATMAEQQRSTRLSRKAHAARPAGTWRAHV; translated from the coding sequence ATGCATCCGATGGTGAAGCCCGCGCTCCGGCGCGGCTGGCGGGATCTCAACACCGTGCAGTTCGGTCTGGTACCGGCGCACGCCATGGTGCTGGGCCCGATGGACACGGCGACAGGCAGTTTCCTCTCCCTGCTCGACGGGACACGCGGATTGCCGCTCCTGCGGGAGGAGGGACGGCGGATGGGCCTGCCGGACGGTCATGTGGACGGCTTGGTGGACCGCCTCACTCGATCCGGCCTGTTGGACGACGCGACGGGCGGCGGTCCGGCCGCGGACGAGCTGCGTGGCAAACGCGAGGTCATGGAGCGGCTGCGTCCTGACGCCGCCGCACTCTCGTTGATCGCGCCCGAGCCGGGAGACGCCTTGAAACGTCTGGCGGCCCGCCGGTCACTGAGAGTGCAGGTTCGGGGCGCGGGTCGCGTGGGAGCGATGATCGCCTCCGTACTCTCGGCGGCCGGCGTCGGCGAGGTGGACGTACGCGATGTCGGCCGGGTCGAGCCGTGGGATGTGACGCCCGGTGGTCTGCCGGCCGAGTCGATCGGTGAGCGCAGGGACATGGCGGCACGCCGAGCCGCCCGGCACGCGGCACCCGATCGCCCGCCGCGTCGTCGCCGGGGTCCCAGGAAGCCCGCGGACCCGTCCGAGGACATGTCGCTGGACCGCCTGCGCGAGGAGCCGGGCTTCTCCCTGGTGGTCCTCGCCCCGCGGGCCGGTGTCGACGTCCACGCCCCGAAGCCCGCGGCCGCCGAACCGCTCATCGACTCGGGCACGCCCCACCTCTATGCCGGCGTCGTGGAGGGGACGGGTGTGATCGGCCCCCTCGTCCTGCCGGGCGAGACGGGGTGTGCGGGCTGCCTCGACCAGAGCCGTGCCGACCGCGACGAGACCTGGCCGCGGCTGGTCGCCCAGTGGCGTTCCGGACGCCCTCATCAGCTCGAGGCCTGCGATGTCACGCTGGCCGCGACCGTCGCCGGACTGGCCGCGGGGCACGCTCTGGCGTTCCTCGACGGGCAGCTGCCGTCCAGCGCGGGCGCTCGCTGGGAGGTCTCGGCACCGGGGTTCGACTGGCACCCTCGTCCGGTGTGGCCCCACCCGGCGTGTTCCTGCGCAGCCGCGGAAAAGGGCGGCACGGCGAAAGGTAATGGGGAACACACCCCAAAGGAGGGGGAGGCGCGCGCGACAATGGCGGAGCAACAGCGGTCAACGAGGTTGTCCCGCAAGGCACACGCGGCACGGCCTGCTGGGACTTGGAGGGCGCATGTCTGA
- a CDS encoding AIM24 family protein: MDLQTLNAHRSTSTGVRMSVHSSKTLKVTMVTGQDLLAKAGSMIAYDGYVQFDGPPATLRRSAEEMVSGEGGKLMLCRGDGDLYLADYGGDVLILHLNNEALSVNGPTLLACDASLQLSIEPVKGLAKLSGSGLTNLVIRGTGWVALVSRGVPISLDCAERETYVDPDALIAWTDGLDMKARRTIKASALIGRGSGEAFQIGFKGRGFVVVQPSEDSGDRFKIRG, encoded by the coding sequence ATGGACCTCCAGACACTCAACGCACACCGCTCCACCTCCACCGGCGTCCGCATGAGCGTGCACAGCTCCAAGACGCTCAAGGTCACCATGGTCACCGGCCAGGACCTCCTGGCCAAGGCCGGCTCGATGATCGCGTACGACGGCTACGTGCAGTTCGACGGACCGCCCGCCACACTGCGGCGCAGCGCGGAGGAAATGGTCAGCGGCGAGGGCGGCAAGCTCATGCTCTGCCGGGGCGACGGGGACCTGTACCTCGCCGACTACGGCGGCGACGTCCTCATCCTCCACCTGAACAACGAGGCGCTGTCCGTCAACGGCCCCACCCTCCTGGCCTGCGACGCCTCGCTCCAGCTCTCCATCGAGCCGGTCAAGGGCCTCGCCAAGCTCTCCGGCTCGGGCCTGACCAACCTCGTGATCCGCGGCACCGGGTGGGTCGCCCTGGTCAGCCGGGGCGTGCCGATCTCCCTCGACTGCGCCGAACGGGAGACGTACGTCGACCCGGACGCGCTGATCGCCTGGACCGACGGGCTCGACATGAAGGCCCGTCGCACGATCAAGGCCAGTGCGCTCATCGGCCGGGGCAGCGGGGAGGCGTTCCAGATCGGTTTCAAGGGACGCGGCTTCGTGGTCGTCCAGCCCAGCGAGGACTCCGGCGACCGTTTCAAGATCCGTGGCTGA
- a CDS encoding zinc-dependent metalloprotease, giving the protein MSDTPFGFGLPPEEPDDGDEGKKKDQESGGGQGPANPFGFGFPGVGGPGADNPFAAMFGSMNPTDLGAAFQQLGQMLSYEGGPVNWDMAKQIARQTVAQGTADGTKDASVGPAERTAVEEAVRLADLWLDDATSLPSGAGSAVAWSRAEWVEATLPAWKELVDPVAERVGGAMGDILPEEMQAMAGPLIGMMKSMGGAMFGQQIGQAVGVLAGEVVGSTDVGLPLGPAGKAALLPINVEAFGKDLGVGKDEVRLYLALREAAHQRLFAHVPWLRSHLFGAVEGYARGIKVDTAKLEDVVGQFDPQNPEELQQALQQGMFQPEDTPAQKAALARLETALALVEGWVDAVVHAAAKPRLASADALRETLRRRRATGGPAEQTFATLIGLELRPRRLRDASRLWASLTDARGVDGRDALWAHPDMLPTASDLDDPDGFVHREQMDFSELDKMLGEAAGGSTEKPDLKKKDDDTE; this is encoded by the coding sequence GTGAGTGACACCCCATTCGGATTCGGCCTTCCGCCGGAGGAGCCGGACGACGGCGACGAGGGCAAGAAGAAGGACCAGGAGAGCGGTGGTGGTCAGGGACCGGCCAACCCGTTCGGCTTCGGGTTTCCCGGGGTCGGCGGCCCCGGCGCCGACAATCCGTTCGCCGCGATGTTCGGTTCCATGAACCCCACCGACCTGGGCGCCGCCTTCCAGCAGCTGGGCCAGATGCTCTCGTACGAGGGCGGCCCGGTGAACTGGGACATGGCCAAGCAGATCGCCCGTCAGACGGTCGCCCAGGGCACCGCCGACGGCACCAAGGACGCGAGTGTCGGCCCCGCGGAGCGCACCGCCGTCGAGGAGGCCGTGCGTCTGGCCGACCTGTGGCTCGACGACGCGACATCCCTGCCGTCCGGCGCGGGCTCCGCCGTGGCGTGGAGCCGCGCGGAGTGGGTGGAGGCCACCCTGCCCGCCTGGAAGGAGCTCGTCGATCCGGTGGCCGAGCGCGTCGGCGGCGCCATGGGCGACATCCTGCCGGAGGAGATGCAGGCCATGGCCGGCCCGCTGATCGGCATGATGAAGTCGATGGGCGGCGCCATGTTCGGCCAGCAGATCGGGCAGGCCGTGGGCGTGCTCGCGGGCGAGGTCGTCGGCTCCACCGACGTCGGCCTGCCGCTCGGCCCGGCTGGCAAGGCCGCGCTGCTGCCGATCAACGTGGAGGCGTTCGGCAAGGACCTGGGCGTCGGCAAGGACGAGGTACGCCTCTACCTGGCCCTGCGCGAGGCAGCCCACCAGCGTCTCTTCGCCCACGTCCCCTGGCTGCGCTCGCACCTGTTCGGCGCGGTCGAGGGCTACGCGCGCGGGATCAAGGTCGACACGGCCAAGCTGGAGGACGTGGTCGGCCAGTTCGACCCGCAGAACCCGGAGGAGCTGCAGCAGGCGCTCCAGCAGGGCATGTTCCAGCCGGAGGACACCCCGGCCCAGAAGGCCGCCCTGGCCCGTCTGGAGACCGCTCTGGCACTGGTGGAGGGCTGGGTGGACGCGGTGGTGCACGCCGCCGCGAAGCCGCGCCTGGCGTCCGCGGACGCGCTGCGTGAGACGCTGCGCCGCCGTCGCGCCACGGGCGGCCCGGCCGAGCAGACCTTCGCGACACTGATCGGGCTGGAGCTGCGCCCTCGCCGCCTGCGCGACGCCTCCCGGCTCTGGGCGTCCCTCACGGACGCGCGCGGTGTCGACGGCCGCGACGCCCTGTGGGCCCACCCCGACATGCTGCCCACGGCCTCCGACCTGGACGACCCGGACGGCTTCGTCCACCGTGAGCAGATGGACTTCTCCGAGCTGGACAAGATGCTCGGCGAGGCCGCGGGCGGCTCCACCGAGAAGCCGGACCTCAAGAAGAAGGACGACGACACCGAGTGA
- a CDS encoding ABC1 kinase family protein, with translation MSDLPRKAVTRTAKLAALPLGIAGRATWGLGKRIVGESAELVGRELQQRTAEQLFKVLGELKGGAMKFGQALSVFESALPEEVAGPYRAALTKLQDAAPPMPTSTVHSVLEARIGENWQELFLEFEEKPAAAASIGQVHRAVWHDGRTVAVKVQYPGAGEALLSDLGQLSRFARLLGPLIPGMDIKPLIAELRDRVSEELDYGLEAQAQQAHAEEFAGDPDVVVPAVVHQCDQVLVTEWMEGTPLSEVITNGTQEQRDRAGQLLTRFLFSGPARTGLLHADPHPGNFRLLPDEKLGWRLGVLDFGTVDRLPGGLPAPIGAALRLTIEGEAEAVYEMLRTEGFVKESIDLDPDAVLDYLHPIIEPVRADEFSFARGWMRSQAARIADPRSPAHQLGKQLNLPPSYLLIHRVTLSTIGVLCQLGATVRMRDELEEWLPGFLLDEEEGESAAEA, from the coding sequence ATGTCTGATCTTCCCCGGAAGGCGGTCACCCGGACCGCCAAGCTCGCCGCGCTTCCGCTCGGCATCGCAGGCCGGGCCACCTGGGGACTCGGCAAGCGAATCGTCGGTGAGTCGGCGGAGCTCGTGGGCCGTGAACTCCAGCAGCGCACGGCCGAGCAGCTTTTCAAGGTGCTGGGCGAGCTGAAGGGCGGCGCGATGAAGTTCGGGCAGGCCCTGTCCGTCTTCGAGTCGGCGCTCCCCGAGGAGGTCGCGGGCCCTTACCGCGCGGCTCTGACGAAGCTCCAGGACGCCGCTCCCCCGATGCCGACCAGCACGGTGCACTCCGTACTGGAAGCACGCATCGGTGAGAACTGGCAGGAGCTGTTCCTGGAGTTCGAGGAGAAACCGGCCGCCGCGGCCTCGATCGGCCAGGTGCACCGCGCGGTGTGGCACGACGGACGCACTGTCGCGGTGAAGGTGCAGTACCCGGGCGCGGGCGAGGCTCTGCTCTCCGATCTCGGCCAGCTCAGCCGGTTCGCTCGTCTGCTGGGTCCGCTGATCCCCGGGATGGACATCAAACCGCTCATCGCCGAGCTGCGGGACCGTGTCTCCGAAGAGCTCGACTACGGCTTGGAGGCACAGGCCCAGCAGGCCCACGCGGAGGAGTTCGCGGGTGACCCGGACGTCGTCGTTCCCGCCGTGGTGCACCAGTGCGATCAGGTGCTGGTGACCGAGTGGATGGAGGGCACCCCTCTTTCCGAAGTGATCACCAACGGCACGCAGGAGCAGCGTGACCGGGCGGGCCAGCTGCTGACCCGCTTCCTCTTCTCCGGTCCGGCCCGCACCGGTCTGCTGCACGCCGACCCGCATCCGGGCAACTTCCGTCTGCTGCCGGACGAGAAGCTCGGCTGGCGTCTCGGAGTCCTGGACTTCGGCACGGTGGACCGTCTGCCGGGCGGGCTGCCGGCCCCGATAGGTGCGGCCCTGCGGCTGACGATCGAGGGCGAGGCCGAGGCCGTCTACGAGATGCTCCGCACGGAGGGCTTCGTGAAGGAATCGATAGACCTCGACCCGGACGCGGTCCTCGACTATCTGCACCCCATCATCGAACCGGTCCGCGCCGACGAGTTCTCCTTCGCCCGCGGCTGGATGCGCAGCCAGGCCGCCCGCATCGCCGACCCCCGTTCTCCTGCCCACCAGTTGGGCAAGCAGCTGAACCTGCCTCCGTCCTACCTCCTCATCCACCGGGTGACGTTGAGCACCATCGGCGTGCTGTGCCAGCTCGGCGCGACCGTCCGCATGCGCGACGAACTGGAGGAGTGGCTGCCGGGGTTCCTGCTCGACGAGGAGGAGGGCGAGTCGGCCGCGGAGGCGTGA
- a CDS encoding AIM24 family protein, with the protein MHSTLFAHIPVNHTERYTLQNPQLLKTDITIGSSPVLARQGAMVAFEGQVDFDSQYRNRSWRNAERMTGERLELMRCKGNGIVYLANFAQYLHIMEVGSGVTVDSSAVLAFDGSLNVGIVAVDSAVEVASAGAYNLELSGGGKVVLMTSGEPLALEVTPEKNICVDSDAVIAWSTSLRTQLQAPTSTSAVWRRRGSTGEGWEMHFGGHGHVLVQPSELLPPQHLRTSGVLGQFGMGGGGLSGNSLGGSRN; encoded by the coding sequence ATGCACAGCACACTCTTCGCGCACATCCCGGTGAACCACACCGAGCGCTACACGCTGCAGAACCCACAGCTGCTCAAGACCGACATCACCATCGGCAGCAGCCCCGTCCTGGCCCGCCAGGGCGCGATGGTCGCCTTCGAGGGGCAGGTCGACTTCGACAGCCAGTACCGCAACCGCAGCTGGCGCAACGCCGAGCGGATGACCGGCGAACGCCTCGAACTCATGCGCTGCAAGGGCAACGGGATCGTGTATCTCGCCAACTTCGCGCAGTACCTGCACATCATGGAGGTCGGCAGCGGCGTCACCGTCGACTCCTCCGCCGTCCTCGCCTTCGACGGCTCCCTGAACGTCGGCATCGTCGCCGTGGACAGCGCCGTCGAGGTGGCCTCGGCCGGGGCGTACAACCTGGAGTTGTCCGGTGGCGGCAAGGTCGTCCTGATGACCTCGGGGGAGCCGCTCGCCCTGGAGGTGACGCCCGAGAAGAACATCTGCGTCGACTCGGACGCCGTCATCGCCTGGTCCACCTCTCTGCGCACCCAGCTCCAGGCGCCGACCTCCACGTCCGCCGTATGGCGCCGCAGGGGTTCCACCGGTGAGGGCTGGGAGATGCACTTCGGGGGCCACGGGCACGTCCTGGTGCAGCCGAGCGAGCTGCTGCCGCCGCAGCATCTGCGCACGTCCGGAGTGCTCGGACAGTTCGGCATGGGGGGCGGCGGACTGAGCGGGAACTCCCTCGGGGGCAGCCGCAACTGA